Genomic window (Piliocolobus tephrosceles isolate RC106 unplaced genomic scaffold, ASM277652v3 unscaffolded_35550, whole genome shotgun sequence):
ATTACAACTCTGTAGTCCCAGGAAGGTGAGAACCTTGATCAGAGGGGAGTAGCCTCAAGTCCCATGAGGATCAAGTTCCAGGACTAGTCAGGTGTCAAGGTGAGGAATTTCAGGGAGGAATTAGAAAACCACACATCCACACTAGAACAGAGGAAGACACAAAAACTCTTACCTCCACCAACTCACATCCCCCCTTCCCCGCACTGCCGCTGCCACACCATTCCATCCCCACTCCTGCCACCCCATCCTTACCTCTCCTGTGACTTGGGATGCCCAGGAATAGCTGTCAGGTTTAGGTGGCTGTCATTTCAGCCTGGAGGGTCTCAGGGAAGGGAGAATCTTGGTCTGGTGGGGGCAGCCCCAGCTGTGCATAGTGGAGCCCCAGAAACTGACTCGAATCAAGGTGAGGACCCTGAGTGACATAAGGGAATGGTgatcagcaaaaaataaaaacagaaataaaaaaatgcttaatCTTGTCAGCCATAACAAAGACCTCAGCTAAGGATCCCCTTTTTTCTGCTTAGATGCTCTAACGAGGGTAGTGACTCTGTCTAAAGGCAAAAGCACAGTtcagctgagggaggagaactggaCACTCACTGGAGTCCCGGAGAGGACACTGAGTACACTGGAGAGGACTTCTATGCAAAAAGGGGCCCTAAGCGGAGCCCCGCCCCGGGAGAGCCCGCAGGGACTTGGCTGGATGTGGCTCACTCCGACTTCCGCCCGCCAGGGAAGCTGCCGGAAGGTGAAGACCTTCATCTGAGGGACGCCACCTCAGGCTACCAGAACCCCAGGACTGGTTGGGTATCAAGGTAAGGACCACGATCGTGGACTGAAAGGCCCACCCGCACGCAGCCAAGGTGACCACCCTGTGTCCCCCAACCTCCGCCCCCGGGCACCCACCTCCCTCAGCCGCGGGAGGCTCCAGTCAGGCTGTGGCGCTGATTTCTGAGAGGGTACCAGGGAGGGGAGGGTTTGGTGTGAGGGTGAGGCTCCGATTCTGCAGAGGGATGGACACCTAGGCCCTAACCGAAATGCAGTCCCTGATGCTGATGAGGAGACCTCTCCTAAACACAGGAGGCCCACGAGGtgggcgtggtagcgcacacCAGTGATTCcggtgctttgggaagctgaggcgggaggattatcTTAgcccagcagttccagaccagcctgagcaacaaagcaagaccctctttctccaaaaaagaaaagaacaaaaactagCGGGacatggtggccggcgcctgtggtcccagcggctcgggaggctgaggcgggaggatcgcgtGAGCCTAGCagatcgaagctgcagtgagccatggtcacgcCATGAGCCtgacgacagagagagacccgtgtctgtcacaaagaaaaaaaagaaaaaagaaaaaagcaggagaGCCAGGGAGAGCCCGAGAGCCAGGTTTCTGTTGCCCTGTTGTCAGCTCTGGGAGACCCCGTGCAGACATAGCCAGACGGGGAATGccctgacttttccctttagcagCTTTGGGATGTGAGAGCTTGGGCTTGGACCTGGCTGACTTAGGTCAGTGAAGCAACCTGAGTCGTGTCCCCAAGAGTTGGAGGTCCCACGCTGAGCCAAGTTCAGAACCCTGAGGTAGAGGAGTGGGGTCCCCTAGAGTCCCACCCCAGCTGTCACGCCTTGAAGGCCCTAAACAGCCTTGAGAGGATGTGGCTTACCCTGAATGTACAAATCTGGGGTCCCATTGAAGCAAGGACCTTGCTGTGAAGGGTGCTGCCTGTGATGAGCTGAGGATGGAATCCCAGGACTGGTCAAGTAGCAAGGTGAAGATCCTGAGCCCTCAGTAGACAGGGCTGCACAGAGGGTTTCAGCAGAGGAGGGCTTTGGTTGCAAGACTGGCTGCCCCAGGTCAGCAGAGAAAGGAGTCCCAGGCTCTGTGGGGagtgaaggtaaaaaaaaaaaaatcctgcatgaGGAGGGAGGAAAATGACCACTCCAAAACACAGGAGACGACATAAAGTCTCAGCAATGCTGTACGCCCTGGGAAACCATGGGCAGAGCCATTAGCATGTGGTGATCCCTGGTGTCCTGAAGGGGTTGGGGTGGTGTCTCAGAGAAGTGGCTCTTCTGCACCAATGGGCGAGGCCCCATTCATGGCGGGATAGGAAGGGGGACTTAGTCCCTGGTGGGAGCCAAGGGGAGAACACTGAATGAGAAGAGGGAGCTCCGCCCAGGGAGAAGTAGACCACATAGAGCACCACCCCTACCGTCACCCCTGGGAGACCCAGGCACGTTGGCGTGGTGAGTGGCATTTCCTCCCAGGGCATCTCAGGGAGGTGAAGAGCCTGGGTAAAAGGGACAGCCTCAAGACAGCTGCTGGAGGTTGTTAAGCTGTTGCCAGGAGTCAAGGTGAGGACCCCGAGGACCGAGGGGACCACCCATGTGTAACGGTGGGGCCAACACAGAAAATCTCCGCTGCTCCCAGTCTTGGGAAATGATGAGCAATCTGTGGCCAGCTGAGGTGACCGTCACTACTTCCTAGGGGTATTTCAGAGTGGAGGGGCTGGTATGAGGGAATGAGTCTCAGGTTAAGACAGGAGTGTTTTCCAGGTAGTGATGGGAGTCAGGGTTAAGACTCTGAGTGAAGGCTGAGGAGAGCACTCACCTGGATCTGGGAGCACCACAAAGTCTGGCTTCCCTCTCAGGCCTGGGAAACCCCGGGAGAGGGAGTCGAATACAGGGCCCCTCACTTCTAGCCCATGGGGGCTCAGGGTGGACAGggcctggggctgaggctggaggaatCTGGTGGGCTGAGGGACATGTCCCATATCCTGCCTAAGTGAGGACTAACAGGGCCACCGAACCCAGAACATCAGAGGCTCTGAGAGTCCAGACCCTGCTACCAGTCCAAAAAGGCCATGAACAGGGGTGGCTGGAGGGGACTCATGCTTTCTTTCCCcttggggtgggggcggggtcTCAGGAAGGTGAGGGCCTTGACCTGAAGGGAAGGGCCTCAGATAGTGAGGACCCTGAGGAGTGTGGAGCCACTGGCCCCAAATTAGTAAGAGGACCTCAGGATCCCTCCCTATGTCAGAGGTTTGAGGCCCCAGACAGGGATGTCAAGCCCagatgcctcagtttcccctcagAGGAAACAGAGAAGTGAGGATCTTGGTCCCAGGCAGGGCTGGCAAGCTGCAGGGCAAGGAGCACTGTAACTTCTTCCCCAGGGGACAGGCTGCCCTGGAGAACAGGAGCCAGGTGGGGCTGTGGAGCAGGGTCCTCAAGGGCACCTGTATGGGGGCCTCCTTAAGGTGATATCTCCCCACTGAGGGACTCACGCCCTCTGTTCCTCCTGCTCCAGGTGCCCACCTCCTGcaccctcttgcctgctgcccctGAGCACAGCCATCATGCCTCGCGGTCAGGAGAGTAAGCGCCGTGCCCGTGAAAAACGCCGCCAGGCTCGAGGTGAAGACCGATGTCTCACGGGTGCTCAAGCCACCGCAGCAGAGAAGGAAAAGCTGccatcctcctcctctcctgcatGCCAGAGTGCTCCCCAGAGCTTCCCCGCTGCAGGCATTCCTCGGGAGTCCCAGAGAGCCAGCTACCCCAGCTCTCCTGCTGCAGCTGTGTCACTCACAAGTTCTGATGAAGGCGCCAAGGGCCAAAAGGGGGAAAGTCCCAACTCCTCCCATGGCCCGTCCTCCTCTGAGAGCACCGGAAGAGATCTACTGAACAGGAAGACGGGCGAATTGGTGCAGTTCCTGCTCAACAAGTATGTAAGGAAAGAGCCCATTACAAGAGAAGCCATGCTGAAGGTTATCAACAGAACGTACAAGCAGCACTTCCCTGAGATCCTCCGGAGAAGCGCGGAGAACATAGAGGTGGTCTTTGGCCTCTACCTGAAGGAAATGGACCCCAGCCGTCAGTCCTATGTGCTTGTCAGCAAGCTGGACTTTCCCAATCAAGGAAGCTTGGGCGATGACGGGGGTTTTCCCCAGAGCGGCCTCCTGATGGTTCTCCTGAGCACCATCTTCATGCATGGCAACCGTGCCACTGAGGAAGAGATGTGGGAATGCCTGAATGCATTGGGGATGTATAAGGGTAGGAAGCACTTCATCTATGGGGAGCCCCAGGAGCTTGTCACCAAAGATTTGGTGCGAGAGGGGTACCTGGAGTACCGGCAGGTGCCCAGCAGTGATCCTCCACGCTGTGAGTTCCTGTGGGGTCCCAGGGCCCATGCTGAAACCAGCAAAATGAAAGTCCTGGAGTTTGTGGCCAAGCTCAATGATACCGTTGCCAGTACCTACAAGTCCCAGTATGAGGAGGCtctgagagaggaggaagaacaaGCCAGAGCCAGAGCAGCAGCCAGGGCTAGCGCCAGGGCCAGGGCTAGCAGGTCCTCTCAGCCGTAGTGAAGTCTCAGGCAATCCTCACTAAGAGATTGAAAAGGGCTGTCCACCATCTCAGCATTTGGGGGTGAGGCGGGGCTAGAGAGAGCCCAAGATGTGTCTTTCTCGTGTTCTGGTTATTTGCAAGCCACTTgtagattccctctttttcttctgtgtctaCCGTGTGTTCCTTTGAAAGAGATTGACTTTGAAGCAGAATCTAAGTTCACGAATTAGGTGCCTCACAAAATTATTGCTGTTTATCACATTGAAGAGTGATGTTCTTGTATTTTGTAAAACGAATTGGAAATTTTTACTAATTAGATTGTGATCTAACGCAAGAAGAAATAGCAATGGAATAGGGATTGGCTTTAAACTGTGAAACAACCAAACACTGCATCAGTTGGGATTAGAAGATGGGGGGAAAAAGTGTCACTTGATTGGCAacctttgacatttaaaaatcttatttctttaAGTCTTTTGTTGTGATCAAATAAAAAGCTATATACTCACAGTTGCTATGTGTATTCAAGAATGTTGGAGAAATTAAATCATCATAAAGGAGAACACTTGTTCACTGGCTCTTTTGTTCCTTGTGCTAGGCAGTTCTTGTGTTGCtctaaaggcatacctgagactgggtaatttccaaagaaaagaggttgactTCGCTCACGGTTCACCAGGCTGTATGAGCATGGCACCAGCaactgcttctggggaggccttggggAGCTTTTTCTCATGCCAGGAGGGGAAGAAGGTGCAGGCATGTCACGTGGCAACAGTGGGCGGAAGACAGCCAAGCAGAGCGGGTATGGGAGGTGCCACAGGCTTtcaaatgaccagatcttgtgagaagtcactcactatggCCAGGGCACCACCATGCCATGAGGGACCCTTCTTAATggtccaaacacctcccaccaggccccacctccaacactgggaattacatctcaacatgacatttggaggggacaaacatccgaATTATGTCATTCACCAAACATGAATTGAACATCTGCTCTTTGAGAGTCTTCATGCTAGTTCTGGGAAAGCACAGACAAAGAAGACTCAGCCCCTCACAATGATATTTTAGAATCCAAGAGCAGCTCTCCTATTAGGAACACGGTGGGGTTGCGGGGCGGGGCGGAGGAGACACATTGGAATACCTA
Coding sequences:
- the LOC111531633 gene encoding melanoma-associated antigen B17, with the protein product MPRGQESKRRAREKRRQARGEDRCLTGAQATAAEKEKLPSSSSPACQSAPQSFPAAGIPRESQRASYPSSPAAAVSLTSSDEGAKGQKGESPNSSHGPSSSESTGRDLLNRKTGELVQFLLNKYVRKEPITREAMLKVINRTYKQHFPEILRRSAENIEVVFGLYLKEMDPSRQSYVLVSKLDFPNQGSLGDDGGFPQSGLLMVLLSTIFMHGNRATEEEMWECLNALGMYKGRKHFIYGEPQELVTKDLVREGYLEYRQVPSSDPPRCEFLWGPRAHAETSKMKVLEFVAKLNDTVASTYKSQYEEALREEEEQARARAAARASARARASRSSQP